TCTCACTATTCATACGAAATCAGTGCAGAAGACGGTGGAGACCCCCCAAAGATTGGCGCAGTCCAGCTCAATGTTAAAGTAATAGATTCAAATGATAATAATCCCGTTTTTGACCAGCCTGTGTATACAGTGAACGTGATGGAGAATTCTCCTATTAATACACTTGTAATTGACTTGAATGCAACGGACCCTGACGAGGGAACTAATGGTGAGGTTGTGTACTCGTTTAACAGTTACGTCACCGAGAAAACGAGAGACGTAtttaaaattgaccctagaaccGGTATTATCACTGTAAATGGCCCTTTGGATTATGAAGTAACCCATATTTACGAGATTGATGTCCAAGCTAAAGATTTAGGTCCCAATTCTATTCCGGCTCATTGTAAAGTCACTGTCAATGTGATGGATGCGAACGATAACCCACCTGTCATTAGTTTATTGTCGGTGAACACGGAGCTTATTGAAGTTAGTGAGAACGCGCCTCGCGGATACGTTATTGCATTAGTGAGGGTCTCAGACAAGGACGCGGGCGCGAATGGTAAGGTGCAGTGTAGACTACAAGGCAACGTTCCTTTCAGGCTCCAGGAATACGAGAGCTTCTCAACCATCCTTGTTGATGGCAGGCtagacagagagcagagggacacGTACAATCTAACTATCCAAGCAGAGGACAGTGGTACCCCCCCCTTACGCGCCACTAAATCGTTTGTAGTGAAAGTCACAGATGAAAATGATAACCCTCCCCACTTTCTAAAACCACATTACCAAGAGATGGTCCTAGAAAACAACCTTCCTGGCTCATGTTTGCTGGCTGTGTCAGCTATAGATCCTGATTTGGGCATGAATGGCACAGTTTCATACACCATCGTGCCCAGTGAGATTAAACACATGGACGTAAACACATATGTCAGCATAAATCCTTCAGGGCGTATTTATTCCATGAGATCATTCGACCACGAGTACACTAGGACATTTGACTTCAAAGTTTTGGCCAGGGACCAGGGGAATCCGTCCTTGTCCAGTAACGCAACGGTGCGCATTGTCGTTTTGGATGTGAATGACAATACACCTGTTATGACCACTCCATCCCTGGTAAATGGCACCGCGGAGGTATCCATTCCAAGAAATGCAGGAGTGGGTTACCTGGTTACCCAAGTCAAGGCCGACGACTATGACGAGGGGGAGAATGGAAGGCTGACCTATACCATCTCGGAGGGGGACAGGCTTTTCTTTGAGATAGACCAAGTGAATGGAGAGGTCCGGTCCACCAAGATGTTCGGAGAGCAGGTCAAGTCGACCTACGAGATCACAGTGGTGGCACGCGACCACGGGAAACCGTCGTTGTCGGCCTCGGCATACATTGTAGTTTACCTCTCACCGGACCTGAACGCGCAGGAATCTATTGGACCCGTAAACCTGTCGTTGATCTTCATCATTGCCCTGGGCTCTATTGCTGCTATCCTGTTTGTCACTATGATTTTTGTGGCAGTAAAGTGCAAAAGGGATAACAAGGAGATCCGAACGTACAACTGCAGGTACTGAAAACAACCCCTTCATATCCATCTCATTAGTTTGGTGTTTCAGTCGGTCATGGTTATAGGCctgttgttttattttattcctcCATATAGGCCTACATGTACGCATTTTGGTACCCATTCAGTGGTGCGCATAattgttgtgcgtgtgtgtgtgtgtgagagagtgagtgagttcaGGCTGGTACTGAGTGCACGTAGCTGTATATCTAGTGCATGTCCAGGGGCCTGAATGTTAGGCGCTACTAAGGAATGCAGGTGCTCCGAATTGGTAAAGCAAAAATGGCTTATGGACTCCTTGACCAAGCGTCCTTGGCTTACtccttttttttttgcaaatcctCACCATTACCTAGGACTAATAATCTTGGCTAGATTCTGACAATTATCTGAATTTTACAGCTATTTCATTTATGGCGCATGTTATTCCCAAGGGTTCAAATGGATGTTCTAAAGGAGACAGCATACCCTACCATTCTGTGAGAACGATTACATAATAATGATCATTATCAATAATACTGTTACTAATCACAATGATAAACTCAATAATGAtagcctaataataataataatacaattaatgCTAGAGGGATCTACTACTAAAACTAATGTCATCCACCTTTGAACCCACTATGCCTCTGAAGGAGACATACATTATTATGTAGCACATTATTATCTTGATCATCATAATAAACATATGATTTTCTTCTGTAAAGCATCAGCTTCCACTTTGATTTCCTAGTGATACATTACCACTTAAAATGTCCAAATTGCATTTGTGGATTTAACCTGAAGCTATTATCATATTTCATATTTTACTCTGAACAGCATTTTAGTTGTGCTGCTACATCAGGCCGTTTCAAACGTGTGGCAATTGGCTGACCTTGTATGGTTCTTCCATAAAGTAAGGCAAATGCACATATCTCAGTCAGCTCTAGCGGATAAAGGACTATTGACAAAAATGTTGGGTTGAGATCCATTAAACACACTGTGAAGCAGGGGTTCCCAACTCAGGGGGCATGCCCCCCAAACGTGGCGCCAACGTTTCATGGGATGCTCGGGACCTTCCTTGACCTTCCTTGATCTAAAACTACGCATAAATCTGCAATGCTTTaggctagaaacaagctgtaaaatgcCAGACGAAGATGGGACTCTGATGCACATGGGAGTATTGGTTTGTCTCTATGACAATCAGAAGCTGAGCTATGACCTTCTAAAGTCCAGGAGTCAAAGAAATTGGACTTTGCTTGGTAAGTAATTTCATATAATGTGTGActctgtcactatcaattgatcAAATCACTTTCTGTCAAAGAGAATACATAAAATCAGGTTGAGGGTACATAAAAATTATAAAACACATCTGTTAATAGAATAATATTTGGGGAAATCGGGTCTATACTTTATTTTccttatttgttattattataatCATTAAATAACCTTCCTAAAATATGTCACGGGTCATGTTAAactatgtagaattgcaggaaatgagttTCAAAACAACATTTTCCTAGGTTCCTCAAATGAAACCAAATTAGTGTTGTATTTAATATAGGCTATCTCAATTAACAATAATTATTGAGGGGACCCCTGGggaaaaaaggttgggaacccctGCTGTGAAGCATAGCCTACAAGAATGGACATTGTGTTGTACTTTATTTTCCTTTATTCACCTAGAAATACTTAAGGTGTGCAGACAACTTTATTTTTCAAAAAAAGTGTGGACTTTCTCAGGCACACATGATCATGGATTATGGTTCATATTGGTCAGTGTTGATTTAAAATCTAAAGCACTCATGGATTTGCATCATGTTTTTCCAATCCTTATTCTTCAGAGATGTAGATTTGATCAGGGGTTCACATAGTAGGAGATCCCTTTTACATTCAATATTCTATGTACGGTATGGATAGCACCCCTAGGGCCTCACTTGTTATGTCACATAGCTTCCTGTTTCAAAGTCACATTGTTGTCAACacaaacagcacacagacagtaATTAATGACATTGGAATAAAAACATCTGTTTGTTTTCTGAAAAAACAATGCTCTTAGAGAGTGAAGCAAATGACTCTGGACATAAGTAATTTTATTAAGCCAACTTTAAGGGGATTTAGGGCGTTTATATGTCTGTCATTGCCACATTGAAAAACATAGCCTACTACATTTCCCAGCACGCTCTTTCATTTGGATATGACCCACAAGGCTCTATTTCTGTAAGAAAAatacacaaccaaccaatcaaacaaAAAAACGAAGCTAAATAAAATAATATCTGCCCAACACTACCTAACCACCTTAAAAAATCCTGTTTTGTGGCATAAAAATCATTTTCCTGCTGGGTACTTTAATCTATATTGCTGTGCAGTGCTCCTGAGTAGCTAGCTACCACCTCAAACCTATGCAGTACTTATCTGCAATTTATTACTAATTTTCTTTGAGTCGGGGAGGATTTCTTCTGTCCATTTTTCGATTTTGGGCACAGGAGTACTAGAGAGAACAATGGCAGAACAACGCACTCTCTTTTTTGATCCTCAcagtctcttctctcccctactcagACGAGAGAGCACACAcgtgcgcgagagagagaaataacagtTTTGAGATGCCCCGAAAACGATAGAGTCCAAGGCTGCTGCTATTGACATTTTATTTTCCAGAATGAAGGCAGGGAGGAACAGACCCGGAAAGCATCTTAAGTGAAAAGGAGAACCCATCCAGTAAATACTAAGGATGGGGGAGTCCTACATGTGCATAAGCAACCAGGGCCTCAAGTTTTATTAGATGCACGGTAGAAACAAGAGTAAACAATCTATCCAACCAGGGCTAAAAATAGATTATTGGAGAGTGGGAGTCCATGCAAATGTTTGACATGTTAAAAACTCAGAGGCATAGGCTTGGGTCAGGAGGGATTCAAGGGATTCTGCTTAAAATAAAACTTCCCCTCATAAGAATTTACAAGCCTGGATGGAGAATGGAAATTGTCTTCTTCCAGCCTGAGCATCAGCAGCATCCTTTCAATAAAGAATCTCCGGCTTTCTCATTTAGGCTGATTAGAATCAAAATGCTCTGCTCCAGTCAGGGAACAGCCACAGACACTAGTTTCTAAATGTATTTGATTTTACAGTTTTCCTGCACTCCATATTGCCAGTGGGCCTCGCTTGGTAATGAAAGAAAAAAGGGAATTAACGTTAGGGCTGTGCTTTAAATATGATTGCAAAATTTGGTTGGTGCTCTTCAGTATTGTCTGTTGTCttgttgttgctgtgtgtgtgtacgtgtgctttTGTGGTTTGGCATGTTTGCATTGTGTGTGCTTGTTGTTTGTGAGACATGTCAATTGTGCCGAGCATGCAAACGCAAACAAATGAGGGATGATGGCTCCATTGGTGGCATGGGGAAGGCGGTCAGGCTTGGGGTGACTTGAGcatggctcctctctctctaccctgaaTGCCCACCAATGAGCTGGCCACCACCATGGGAACTTTTGGTCAGCACCCTGGCATGGCCGGGCGGGGCGCCTCTGACTGAATGGCGTTTGCCTGTGGGCAGATACAACAGAGCACTGCTTTATTGAGTCTGTTCAGTTTCTTCTACTTGCGCAGGGTGGCGGAGTACTCATATGGCAGCCAGAAGAAGTCGAGCAAGAAGAAGAAGCTGAGCAAGAACGACATCCGCCTCGTGCCGCGCGACGTGGAGGAGACGGACAAGATGAACGTGGTGAGTTGCtcatctctcacctcctccctcaaCTACTTCGACTACCACCAGCAGAGCCTGCCGCTGGGCTGCAGGCGCTCCGAGAGCACCTTCATCAACGTGGACAACCAGAACTCACGCAATGCTGCACCCAACCACGGCAGTTATCAGCAGCACACCTTCGCCAGCGGGCAGGGCCCCCAGCAGCCTGACCTCATCATCAACGGCATGCCGCTGCCTGAGGTGAGACCACGCTTAGTTCGCTCTGATCTGTCCCTGCGTCTTGTTGCTGCTGTGCCAATCTGTGCCAATGCCCTTGGgaagagggggggacagagggtgGATGTACGGGGTTGGGTGTATGGGACAGGGGAGAGTGATGGTTAAGACATGTCCGGTCAACTCTTACATAGTCTCACTAGTCATTGTCATGACTGCGTTGTGCTTCAGCTTCCAGTGGGAGTATAGTCATTTTGGGGTATAAAATAGTAGTTGTAGGGAGTACAGTCGCTGTGGGTTCGCCTGGTGTATGTGAATGAATTGTCACgttgaccaggtatgttctctcaACAGAAACGTACCAGATCATACTTCTATAACCTCAGTGTAACAGTACATTTCCTACTCGTTTGAAATAGAATCTGATCCGCCATGTGTGGTCTTGTGTGTTAGTAGctgcatttgagagaaataaatcAAATGCATGTCAGAGGTTTACCCAGGTACAGGGATTGACCTGTGGATGAGAGCGAGCCGTGCCAAGCGCGAATTTGGAGGCCTGACAAAATGGATTATTTGGCTTCCACCTACCTGCCTTTTTTTTTGTGAGCTGAGCTATTGCAAAAGAACAGGAGTTTGAACACCTGCCAGACGCATTGACCCTGCTAATCAGCTCCACCACATGTGGTAGAAGAAAGAATAATCATTGCTTAAATGCTCCATGTGCAAACAGTGCGAACGGCCCAATAGGCTCCAGTGTTAGTCATGCAGTCAAGGCCAAGGTTGCAGCTTTGCACCCCACGCAGCCAGCTATTATAGAGCTATAGTCAACTCACTATGCATAGGGTTGATTGTATTGACGTAGCGATGTATGGCTGATGACAGCAAAGGCCTCGCTCGAGTGGGCTATTTAAACTGACAAGAGTGTACACAGACTAGCTGGTCTTTAGAGTATAGATTTTTGCCTCTATGCCATAGTCTATTGGATTCCTTGGACATCCTCTCTAGCTTGACCTACTTCTATGGCCCTCAGTGGGGTAGGGGGTTCTCACAATCCTGTTCAGTCCCAAATAAAGCAACCCCAGCCATCACATATTTGATGACTCCAATCTTCGTTTGACATTCAGTGAGAAGAAGTGTGGAAAAGCCTAAAATCAAAACCAGAAACATAAGAACAGTTATTGAGCCATTGATTGGCTGATCCACTGAGGATCTGAGCTCCTATCGGATCCCGCGGGGTCGATGAGGCCCCACTTACAGCCACACTGATTTACTGCAGACTGTCTGGGACGGATGGAGCCAGATAGAGGGTGagtgagaggaagaaggagagaaagagatgtccTGGTAGGGTCGAACAAGTGCATGCCACCATGCCGTGCCCAGGCCTTTATGTACCCGCAGGTAGCATTCAGGTCACAGACCTCTCCATGAGCAAAACACAGGAAAAAACTTCAGTCCGGCAGGCACAAAGAAATGACTGTGTGGTTGTAAAATCCAGGTGGAGTAGCCTGTCTTGAAGGCTTAAAGCATCCAATAAAAAATCACATTTTCTGGGGGATTAGAGAGGCCTTTATTTGTTTATGTTAAtgaaaaagagaagagagggagacaaataAAGGTCTGAGGTTCTGATATGCAAAGCTTGGAGGTGTCTGATAGGGATGGGTtaggggatggaggaaaggagggagggagagtgtctTAATGCCAGGTGTCTGGGCTCCaccacatttttacattttttttttccgtTTGTGATCGGCTTGATAAAGGCAGAGGGTTTGCTTAACATGCAAGCTCTGTCGCAGCTCCGCGTTCCACATGACGTTGACAAACATCCCTTTGACCGCGACCCTGTGCATATTTCCTGTggacagacggagagaggagaTGCTGATTGTTAGTCAATGGGAGAgcgggaaagagggaaagaggaaaaAGGATAGATGAGCtgggtgaagaaagagagagagagagaggcgggagggAGTATGttcatgtatctgtgtgtgtttgcattctCCCCCTCAAGCAGGCTGCAGCTAAAGCCAAATATTTATTCTCCATTCTGACATTTAGAAGACAGTAGCTAAATATTCACACATTGCTGTTAAATTACAAAAAGTGTTGTCAATTGCAATTGCATAGCCATTAATGTAGACCGCAAACAAACAGTGCATCTGTGAAATGACCAATAATAGCTCTGTCACGGTGAGCAAACCCACTTGACTCCACAAGTCCACATTTTCACGAGGTCTAGCTAGGACACAGGGGCACTTTTGTGATTAGTGAGGTTCATGCTTTATCCTCAAAAACGTTTGTCTTCACCCTGGCCTGAGGGCGCTCCTGTAATCATCTGTGAGTCAACCACCGTTTTACAGTTTTACACTAGGGCATCATATTTGTTTATTTCCAACTTATTGTATGAACTCTAAGCCGAGCCACATGGAATAATGGCATTAGGAATTGAATAAGATAAAAAAACGAATAATCGAAAACAGGAGAGTGAAAGACTTCATATGTAATAATGAGGATTTGATTTTATGAGATTCATTAATGTTATCGGATTTGTGTTATTGGTGTTCAGGTATATGGGTCTCATCAGCACCCAGTACATGTATTAGGTCGTTTTGTatttttccacctttatttaaccaggtaggccagttgagaacaagttctcatttacaactgccacctggccaagataaagcaaagcagtgcgacaaaaacaacgacacagagttacacatgggataaacaaacgtacagtcaataacacaatagtaaaatctgtatacagtgtgtgaaaatgaagtaaggaggtaaggcaataaataggccaatagtgttgaagtaattacaatttagcaatttacactggagtgatatatgtgcagatgaagATGTGAAAgaagaaatactggtgtgcagaagagcagaaaaacaaaaacaaatatggggatgaggtaggtagttgatTGGATaaactatttacagatgggctgtgtacagctgcagtgatcggtaagctgctttgacagctgacactgaaagttagtgagggagatattagtctccaacttcagtgatttttgcaattcgttccagtcattgacagcagagaactggaaggaaaggcggccaaattaggtgttggctttggggatgtgaaatatacctactggagcaCGTGCTAAGTGTGGGTATTGCTAagttgaccagtgagctgagataagtcggagctatacctagcaaagactgatagaggacctggagccagtgggtttggtgacaaatatatagcgaggaccagccaacgtgagaaaacaggtcgcagtggtgggtagtatatggggctttggtgacaaaacagatggcactgtgatagactgcatccaatttgttgagtagagtgttggaggctaatttgtaaatgacatcgccgaagtcaaggattggtaggatggcagcatgagtgaaggaggctttggattggagatgcttaatgtgagtctggaaggagagtttacagtctagccagacacctaggtatttattgctgttcacatattctaattcagaactgtccagagtggtgatgctgggcaggcagcaatcggttgaagagcatgcatttaagagcagttggaggtcacaGATGGAGTGTTGTATgacgttgaagctcgtttggaggttagttaacacagtgtccaaagaacggCATCagggatcaaagaatcaccctcagcaagagcgacatcattgatatatacagagaaaagagtcagccagagaattgaaccctgtggcatccccatagaggctgccagagttccggacaacaggccctctccgatttgacacactgaactctatctgagaagtagttagtgaaccaggtcATTAGAGAAACTAAGGCTTGTTGACATTGGTTGTATTATCctacttcagagagagagagatttttaacAGTGCTTTATTTCAAGCTAGGTGTACTAAGAAACTACATGGTAAAATGGTAGTTAAACAGGAATAACCTATGTATTACCAGCTGAGAGATGGTTGACCTGCCTGTGGTTGTGGTTGCAGATTAAAAGACTATAGGTCGCTGGTTTAATTTCTTCTTCTTCCATGGCTTAATTGTAGCAGATCAGTTGGTGGGGGAGACAATTAGACAGTAAATTAGACAGTAAAGGAATGTCCTTTGGCTATAACGTGTTTTTGAATGGGTAATGTGTACTACTGTGGCTTTATTATATCTCCACCTGTGATTCCAGATAATGAATATGTTCAGGGAAAAAAATAACTTATCTCTGGTATTGATTCAGTTTACGCTCATCCTTATGCGGGAAACAGAttgcatattttttattttattgggtTTCATTATGGTGTTCAATGAAATAGAAAAAAGGGAGGCAGTCTTTGTGCTGTTAAAGTGTGAGACTTTCTGTGGAGAAACTGTAAGCAGATATTTTTTGCCAAGTTTAGTTCATTGCCAATTGAGGTAAAATCACATCCAGATGCTCCCATTCTGTTACCTGAAAGATGGCTACATAACTAGCTATTGTAAGCAAATGGCACATGTCGTACAGTTCAATTTCGGGCTTTCTGCAGTGTGACGAGTTTAGGCACTTGGAGCATTTGGCAAAACCAAAGGCATTTCTGTTACTGTCTTGAATTTGTTCCTCTCACAGTCAACAGCAGATCTCCATGCTGTAAACAAAACCAAGGTTGCTAGCTACAGCAATTTGTTAATCACTAACTGTTTTCTAAGATAGCTTGAAATTGCCTACATGTTGATATTGCTGCAAGAGAGGTGATGGAGAGCGGTACTGGGTTCCATATTCTACATGCCTGAACATCATCCCACCCCCCCATGCAATCACTTCACATCAGGACAATATGCACAGAACACATTCCAACATGCCACATTGAGGATGCAAAGTAGATGTCGTGCTGTCAACACATACTTCACATCTGCTGTGCCTgccaatcacccccccccccccatccgtgcctatacagtgcactacttttgaccagaggcctatgtgccctggtcagaAGTTGTGAACTTTAAAGGaattagggtgtcatttgagacacagaCAAAGACTGCAGCTCTGCCATAAAAAATATAATTACATTACCGATGAAAACCATAGAGGAATCAAGATAAAAAACTCAATTCCAAGCACATTGTCGTGTCTCTGGATATTCAGGCTTGGATGCTGGATCAAATGCTACTTAGTCAGTGTGCTAATTTCAGTTAGCAGTCTTGATCATAATCTTGAGCTATTGCTAATCAGATTGTGCCTGACCTATTGCCTTTTACTAGAGTGTTGGGTCTGGTTTGACTGGCACAACACAAACTCAGGCCGCTCTACATTTAGTCTTTGATCTTGTGATGTTTCTATTGTAATTGGACGATCCAAGCCCCCTGTttccctccttccatctcacTTAGTTTTTTCTGAGAAAAATGTCTGTCTTCTCTAATCTGGTTGCCTTCCTCTTTAAGCCACTGACTAATACATGTGACAACACATATGGCGGGATAATATGTTGCGAACTACAGAATTGTACATTTTCTATGACTCACATCGAGGCAACAGACTAGGGCTTTTGTATTTCTCTAAATTTCATCAGGCTAATCCAATTAATCATCCCTAAATCCATACGATAAAGTAAAGGTCAAAGCATGCTGTCTCGTTGAGGGGCTTTATGCTGAGAAGAAATCTCAGTCAGGCTCCAGGAAAAAGCTCTGATGAGGGAGTACCATTTAAACAATTTCAAAAGGGGATTTTCGAAGCTCAGGAAGAAGAAAAGAGAATAATCAGGTGGTGAAAAAGCGAAACAAAGATTTTACAGAGTGGCAACTGACGGATTCTTGGCTGCTTGAACTTGAAATGTTGAAATGCTAGTGTGTTTTATCTGTTGAAGGAGTTGGGGGCGAACCTTTGCGTGCTTTAATGTCTCCTCTTCAGAGGGATACGAGAGAGTGAAGCATCTTATCTGAAGCCCCTGATTGAGTAACTGGCAGATGAGCGCAGGAATTATAGCGAGAAAGGTTTGATTTGTGAGTGAGCCATGGATTTGGGAACGCTCTTGCAAAACCATCAGTCAGTCtgacagtcagttagtcagtcagcgaAACAAACAAATATTTCAACATTAATGCACAGTCATGtacagtatggacacacctactcattcaagggtttttctttattttcactattttatacattgtagaataatagtgaagacatcaacactttgacgtaaccaaaaacgtgttaaacaactcaaaatatatttgagattttagattcttcaaagtagccaccctttgccacgGTGACAGCTTAGCACgcgcttggtattctctcaaccagtttctgGAATGCTGGAATGCTGTTCGAATGCTTTtcgaacagtcttgaaggaattcccacatatgctgagcagttgttggctgtttttccttcactctgcggcacaacttatcccaaaccatctcaactgggttgaggtcgggcgaTTGTGGattccaggtcatctgatgcagcactccatcactctccttttggtcaaatagaccttacacagcatggaggtgtgttttgggtcattgtcttgttgaaaaacaaattatagtccatTTAAGCacgaaccagatgggatggcgtatccctgcagaatgctgtggtagccatgctgggtaagtgtgccttaaattttaaataaatcacgacagtgtcaccagcaaagcaccatcacaccacctcctccattcttcacgtTGGGtaacacacatgcggagatcatccgttcacctactctgcgtctcaaaaagaaatggcggttggaaccaataatcaaaaatttggactcatcagaccaaaatgacagatttccaccggtctaatgtcgatcgctcgtgtttcttggcccaagtaagtctcttcttcttattggtgtcctttagtagtggtttctttgcagaaatttgaccttgaaggcctgattcaagcagtctcctctgaacagttgatgttgagatgctaACTCCAATGAATGTATCCTCTCCAacagaggtacctctgggtcttcttttcctgtggtggtcctcatgagagccagtttcatcacgcgcttgatggtttttgctactgcacgcaaataaacgttcaaagttcttgaaatgttcctgattgacctgtctccggattacatcttcaaactaagagaAACCATAGCATCCGACAGGAGACACATCCATCCatgatgtatatgggtaagatagtctagctagttaaattttcagatattacacgcttctaattttgacagaaaatggtttcatttcaagttaaagtgtactgttagctagctaacattagatggctggctcgctagctaacgttacatttaTGATCTTATTTTTCGCATCTCAGAGACAtttgcttagctagctaacattaagcaatgtagaaaatagtaaaaataaaaaaaatcttttgaatgagtaggtgtgtccaaacatttgagtggtactgtatatgtgtcaACCAATAGCCACGTCGGGCCATTTAATTTTCGGTGACTGAAATTATGCTCTGATGAACACTGAAATGGGTTGCACTTGAGCCTTTATGGATGAGTAACATTAACCCATGGGATGCTTTAATTCCCAGGGATAGGCCTACCCTGTTCCTACTACATAGCCAAGTTGACCTGTACTGGACTGGCCTGGTTGCGCATCCACCATAATTCCTGGCAACTTGCTGCAAATAACAATGTGAAAAGAAAACATCCATGCCAGCACAGTACGGTTCAGGTCAACATGATTGACAAGCCAATGCcagttcagtgtatatatatatatatatatatatagccttgCCCCTGAAACACTATTCCTTGCTTTGTATGTAGAGGATGTACAATAAATATGTAACATTAGCAGCCAATGGTAGCCTCCTCAAGCCCCAGGCTGCTGCCCTCTTCTCAGGATTGGGGGGTGCAGGCAACAGCTGAGGTGTCAAAACATACAGTACTTGAGTGAGAGGGCCTGTCATATGCATGTCACTGAAGCCCGCCTGTAACCACATGTGATGGCTGAGCAGCCCCTCTGTCGGGTGAATCAAGGCCAGGGAAACTGTGGACACGGAAAAAGGCTGGAATtatgatgagaggagggaggaaagaagacagagagagcaacacagtctccaaagagggagggagaccgagaaagagagagaacctcAGCTTTATCTGTAAGTCTATTTATAGGACCCCGAAcgattttccataacctgtattAGTCTGACTCCAAAACActctttctcttcttccctctgAAATGTAATTCTATTGTGAAGTAC
The Oncorhynchus mykiss isolate Arlee chromosome 31, USDA_OmykA_1.1, whole genome shotgun sequence genome window above contains:
- the LOC110505190 gene encoding protocadherin-19 isoform X5, which produces MYAREMDFLQIIWIVILCWTGADSVINLKYSINEEQKAGYIIGNVTKDAQTQGFAIAPRAPYLRVISNSEPRWVELSPAGLLLTHQKIDRDVACRQTAKCTVSLEVMSNSMEICVIKVEIVDLNDNAPRFPTNHIDIEISENASPGTRFPLEGASDPDSGIFGVQSYSITPNELFGLEIKTRGDGSKIAELVVQKSLDRETQSHYSYEISAEDGGDPPKIGAVQLNVKVIDSNDNNPVFDQPVYTVNVMENSPINTLVIDLNATDPDEGTNGEVVYSFNSYVTEKTRDVFKIDPRTGIITVNGPLDYEVTHIYEIDVQAKDLGPNSIPAHCKVTVNVMDANDNPPVISLLSVNTELIEVSENAPRGYVIALVRVSDKDAGANGKVQCRLQGNVPFRLQEYESFSTILVDGRLDREQRDTYNLTIQAEDSGTPPLRATKSFVVKVTDENDNPPHFLKPHYQEMVLENNLPGSCLLAVSAIDPDLGMNGTVSYTIVPSEIKHMDVNTYVSINPSGRIYSMRSFDHEYTRTFDFKVLARDQGNPSLSSNATVRIVVLDVNDNTPVMTTPSLVNGTAEVSIPRNAGVGYLVTQVKADDYDEGENGRLTYTISEGDRLFFEIDQVNGEVRSTKMFGEQVKSTYEITVVARDHGKPSLSASAYIVVYLSPDLNAQESIGPVNLSLIFIIALGSIAAILFVTMIFVAVKCKRDNKEIRTYNCSFFYLRRVAEYSYGSQKKSSKKKKLSKNDIRLVPRDVEETDKMNVTDNYIDSSYVNSRAHLIKSTSTFKDLEGNSLKDSGHEESDQTDSEHDVQRGHYIDTAVNDVLNMTVPPNVCQLPDQGRRKDSSEGFHCQDECRILGHSDRCWMPRVPGPARGKSPEHGHPRNNVIALSIEATTVDVPHYEDCGTGTIKRTFATFGKDGPEDPERGELKGNKRTMMESQAYSPKANGGAVREAGNGREAASPITSPVHLKSPLAKAPAGYNTLKCRDAERIANHSMLRQPEGKDSEPAVREINTLLHDSVHLEKESPSSKRLKDIVL
- the LOC110505190 gene encoding protocadherin-19 isoform X3, yielding MYAREMDFLQIIWIVILCWTGADSVINLKYSINEEQKAGYIIGNVTKDAQTQGFAIAPRAPYLRVISNSEPRWVELSPAGLLLTHQKIDRDVACRQTAKCTVSLEVMSNSMEICVIKVEIVDLNDNAPRFPTNHIDIEISENASPGTRFPLEGASDPDSGIFGVQSYSITPNELFGLEIKTRGDGSKIAELVVQKSLDRETQSHYSYEISAEDGGDPPKIGAVQLNVKVIDSNDNNPVFDQPVYTVNVMENSPINTLVIDLNATDPDEGTNGEVVYSFNSYVTEKTRDVFKIDPRTGIITVNGPLDYEVTHIYEIDVQAKDLGPNSIPAHCKVTVNVMDANDNPPVISLLSVNTELIEVSENAPRGYVIALVRVSDKDAGANGKVQCRLQGNVPFRLQEYESFSTILVDGRLDREQRDTYNLTIQAEDSGTPPLRATKSFVVKVTDENDNPPHFLKPHYQEMVLENNLPGSCLLAVSAIDPDLGMNGTVSYTIVPSEIKHMDVNTYVSINPSGRIYSMRSFDHEYTRTFDFKVLARDQGNPSLSSNATVRIVVLDVNDNTPVMTTPSLVNGTAEVSIPRNAGVGYLVTQVKADDYDEGENGRLTYTISEGDRLFFEIDQVNGEVRSTKMFGEQVKSTYEITVVARDHGKPSLSASAYIVVYLSPDLNAQESIGPVNLSLIFIIALGSIAAILFVTMIFVAVKCKRDNKEIRTYNCRVAEYSYGSQKKSSKKKKLSKNDIRLVPRDVEETDKMNVVSCSSLTSSLNYFDYHQQSLPLGCRRSESTFINVDNQNSRNAAPNHGSYQQHTFASGQGPQQPDLIINGMPLPETDNYIDSSYVNSRAHLIKSTSTFKDLEGNSLKDSGHEESDQTDSEHDVQRGHYIDTAVNDVLNMTVPPNVCQLPDQGRRKDSSEGFHCQDECRILGHSDRCWMPRVPGPARGKSPEHGHPRNNVIALSIEATTVDVPHYEDCGTGTIKRTFATFGKDGPEDPERGELKGNKRTMMESQAYSPKANGGAVREAGNGREAASPITSPVHLKSPLAKAPAGYNTLKCRDAERIANHSMLRQPEGKDSEPAVREINTLLHDSVHLEKESPSSKRLKDIVL